From Papaver somniferum cultivar HN1 unplaced genomic scaffold, ASM357369v1 unplaced-scaffold_99, whole genome shotgun sequence, the proteins below share one genomic window:
- the LOC113346510 gene encoding beta-galactosidase 10-like isoform X2 has product MSSASEIRLLCLVFFLVFSSFSLASNVTYDHRSLIIDGQRKLFLSASIHYPRSVPAMWPGLIKTAKEGGINVIDTYVFWNGHELSPGNYYFDKRYDLVKFAKIVQQEGMYLILRIGPFVAAEWNFGGIPVWLHYVPGTVFRTDNEPFKYYMQNFTTYQSC; this is encoded by the exons ATGTCTAGTGCTAGTGAGATTAGGCTGTtatgtttggttttcttcttAGTATTTTCATCATTTTCGTTAGCTTCTAATGTTACTTATGATCATCGCTCTTTGATTATCGATGGACAAAGAAAATTGTTCCTCTCTGCATCTATACATTACCCTCGCAGTGTACCAGCT ATGTGGCCAGGACTAATTAAGACGGCCAAAGAAGGAGGGATTAATGTGATCGACACGTATGTGTTTTGGAATGGGCATGAACTTTCTCCTGGAAAT TATTATTTCGATAAGCGATATGATCTGGtgaagtttgcaaagattgtgcaACAAGAAGGAATGTATTTGATTCTGAGGATTGGTCCATTTGTTGCTGCTGAATGGAATTTTGG GGGTATACCTGTTTGGCTCCATTATGTGCCTGGAACTGTCTTTAGAACTGATAACGAACCCTTTAAG TATTATATGCAAAACTTTACTACATATCAATCATGTTAA
- the LOC113346238 gene encoding beta-galactosidase 10-like has translation MAILQWDIFTEKAGVWGAADFTKNGLVDHINTTKDTTDYLWHTTSVYVNENESFLSNGSRPKLVISSNGHALLAFINQKLEASTAGNGGGSAFKFDSPINLKAGKNDIDLLGMTVGLSNAGPFYDFVPAGLTSVKLEGFNSGTIDLSSNTWIYKIGIEGEHLKIYQPPFLSVTRIPARFLAYRSNIYYKRYKSNVFPRGSKEKKRYNFGVT, from the exons ATGGCGAT TCTGCAGTGGGATATATTTACGGAGAAGGCAGGGGTCTGGGGAGCAGCTGATTTTACCAAAAATGGTTTGGTAGATCACATAAATACAACAAAAGATACTACTGACTACCTATGGCACACAACAAG CGTGTATGTTAATGAAAATGAGAGCTTTTTGAGTAACGGAAGCCGTCCAAAGCTTGTCATCTCATCGAATGGTCATGCTCTGCTTGCTTTTATCAATCAGAAGCTTGAAG CTAGCACAGCTGGAAACGGTGGTGGCTCGGCTTTCAAATTTGACAGTCCCATTAATTTGAAAGCTGGGAAGAATGACATTGATCTTCTTGGCATGACAGTGGGTTTATCA AATGCAGGACCATTTTATGATTTTGTACCAGCAGGGCTAACCAGTGTGAAGTTAGAGGGGTTTAATAGTGGAACCATTGACTTGTCATCAAATACCTGGATCTATAAG ATTGGGATAGAAGGTGAACACCTTAAGATATACCAGCCTCCATTTTTGTCAGTCACACGGATTCCAGCCAGATTCTTAGCCTATAGAAGCAATATATATTATAAACGATACAAGTCAAATGTTTTTCCTCGAggatccaaagaaaaaaaaaggtacaaCTTTGGTGTTACTTGA
- the LOC113346510 gene encoding beta-galactosidase 10-like isoform X1, whose protein sequence is MSSASEIRLLCLVFFLVFSSFSLASNVTYDHRSLIIDGQRKLFLSASIHYPRSVPAMWPGLIKTAKEGGINVIDTYVFWNGHELSPGNYYFDKRYDLVKFAKIVQQEGMYLILRIGPFVAAEWNFGGIPVWLHYVPGTVFRTDNEPFKMGSTGSGQKSRDRALWNGRQLSRPNFSVSINFGLQFLLHVHNS, encoded by the exons ATGTCTAGTGCTAGTGAGATTAGGCTGTtatgtttggttttcttcttAGTATTTTCATCATTTTCGTTAGCTTCTAATGTTACTTATGATCATCGCTCTTTGATTATCGATGGACAAAGAAAATTGTTCCTCTCTGCATCTATACATTACCCTCGCAGTGTACCAGCT ATGTGGCCAGGACTAATTAAGACGGCCAAAGAAGGAGGGATTAATGTGATCGACACGTATGTGTTTTGGAATGGGCATGAACTTTCTCCTGGAAAT TATTATTTCGATAAGCGATATGATCTGGtgaagtttgcaaagattgtgcaACAAGAAGGAATGTATTTGATTCTGAGGATTGGTCCATTTGTTGCTGCTGAATGGAATTTTGG GGGTATACCTGTTTGGCTCCATTATGTGCCTGGAACTGTCTTTAGAACTGATAACGAACCCTTTAAG ATGGGGAGCACAGGAAGTGGCCAAAAAAGTCGTGATAGAGCTCTGTGGAACGGGCGACAACTGAGTCGACCCAACTTCTCTGTTTCAATCAATTTCGGCCTCCAATTTCTTCTGCATGTTCATAATTCATAA